The proteins below come from a single Halostagnicola larsenii XH-48 genomic window:
- a CDS encoding glutamate--tRNA ligase, producing MDEDLRERVEREAEKHALLNAVKHESDANVGAVMGPLMGENPTFREHADAIPGVVGGVVNEVNGLGHDDRRTRLETLAPEQLAEIEAEDEGEDHPLGDLPNFEEYDEIRMRCAPNPNGPWHMGHARMPAVIGTYKERYDGWFCVRFDDTDPETKRPDLDAYDAILEDTEYLGFEPDATFKASDRLEIYYDHARKLIEMGGAYTCSCSGEEFSDLKNDGEACPHREKDPETILDEFEDMIAGIYDSGEMVLRVKTDIEHKNPALRDWVAFRMIDTPHPREEAAEFRCWPMLDFQSGIDDHIIDITHIIRGIDLQDSAKRQRFVYEYFGWEYPEVIHWGHVNVDEYDCKMSTSTIKALIAEGELDGWDDPRAPTLRSLRRRGIRGEAITEAMVQLGTSTSDVDLAMSSVYAANRDRIDEETDRRFLVRDGNQIPLGGSPPDEATPPLHPNHEDRGVREIPVGDSVLLEPDDLPDPEERIWLKGLGCFQYTRGTLQYTGEEIDVVREGDVDVIHWVPAAESVPVRMRTIDSDVTGRAEPAVADLESDEMVQFERIGFARIDRHEEDETVTYYAHP from the coding sequence ATGGACGAGGATCTACGCGAACGCGTCGAGCGCGAAGCCGAGAAACACGCGCTATTGAACGCGGTGAAACACGAGAGCGATGCGAACGTCGGTGCGGTCATGGGACCGTTGATGGGCGAAAACCCGACGTTCCGGGAGCACGCCGATGCGATTCCCGGCGTCGTTGGCGGCGTCGTCAACGAGGTCAATGGACTCGGACACGACGATCGACGCACGCGTCTCGAGACCCTCGCACCCGAACAGCTGGCCGAGATCGAGGCCGAAGACGAGGGCGAGGACCATCCCCTCGGCGACCTACCGAACTTCGAGGAGTACGACGAGATCCGAATGCGGTGTGCACCGAATCCGAACGGTCCGTGGCACATGGGTCACGCGCGCATGCCGGCCGTTATCGGGACGTACAAGGAGCGATACGACGGCTGGTTCTGTGTCCGGTTCGACGACACCGACCCCGAGACGAAGCGGCCGGACCTCGACGCCTACGACGCGATCCTCGAGGATACCGAGTACCTCGGGTTCGAACCCGACGCGACGTTCAAGGCGAGCGACCGTCTCGAGATCTACTACGATCACGCGCGGAAACTGATCGAGATGGGCGGAGCCTACACCTGTTCGTGCTCCGGCGAGGAATTTAGCGATCTCAAGAACGACGGCGAGGCGTGCCCGCATCGGGAGAAAGACCCCGAGACGATTCTCGACGAGTTCGAAGACATGATCGCGGGTATCTACGACAGCGGCGAGATGGTCCTCCGGGTCAAAACCGACATCGAACACAAGAACCCGGCGCTTCGGGACTGGGTCGCGTTCCGGATGATCGATACACCACATCCCCGCGAAGAGGCCGCGGAGTTCCGTTGCTGGCCGATGCTCGACTTCCAATCCGGAATCGACGACCACATCATCGACATCACCCACATCATCCGCGGAATCGACCTGCAGGATTCGGCCAAACGTCAGCGCTTCGTCTACGAGTACTTCGGCTGGGAGTATCCCGAAGTCATCCACTGGGGCCACGTCAACGTCGACGAGTACGACTGCAAGATGAGCACGTCGACGATCAAAGCGCTGATCGCCGAGGGCGAACTCGACGGCTGGGACGATCCCCGCGCCCCGACGCTGCGGAGCCTCCGCCGGCGCGGGATCCGCGGCGAGGCGATCACCGAGGCGATGGTCCAGTTGGGAACGTCGACGAGCGACGTGGACCTCGCGATGAGTTCGGTGTACGCCGCGAATCGGGACCGAATCGACGAGGAGACGGATCGGCGCTTTCTCGTCCGCGACGGAAACCAGATCCCCCTCGGCGGCAGCCCCCCCGACGAGGCGACTCCGCCGTTGCATCCGAACCACGAGGACCGCGGCGTTCGCGAGATTCCGGTCGGCGATTCCGTGCTCCTCGAGCCCGACGATCTCCCGGATCCGGAAGAGCGAATCTGGCTGAAAGGACTGGGGTGTTTCCAGTACACTCGAGGGACCCTCCAGTACACGGGTGAAGAGATCGACGTGGTTCGGGAGGGTGACGTCGACGTGATCCACTGGGTACCCGCCGCCGAGAGCGTCCCGGTCCGAATGCGGACCATCGACAGCGACGTGACCGGTCGCGCGGAGCCGGCAGTCGCGGATCTCGAGTCTGACGAGATGGTCCAGTTCGAGCGCATCGGGTTCGCGCGGATCGACCGACACGAGGAAGACGAGACCGTGACCTATTACGCCCACCCGTAG
- the mvk gene encoding mevalonate kinase, whose amino-acid sequence MALSSAPGKVYLFGEHAVVYGEPAVPCAIEQRARVGVERRDDEKIRVEAEDLSLDGFTVEYGGRTEDEPDIDVSESLLAAATGYVDEAISQVRSVTGEEDVGFDVTIESDIPLGAGLGSSAAVAVAAIDAGTRELGTTLEAEEIADRAFRTEYEVQDGQASRADTFCSATGGAVRVEGDDCRTIDAPDLPIVIGFDGGAGDTGKLVSAVRDLRAEYEFASNTVDSIGNIVRNGEQALENGDVEELGRLMNFNHGLLSALGVSSRSLDAMVWAARDADAYGAKLTGSGGGGCIVALDPTEATETALKFTPGCEDAFRAELADEGVCRLE is encoded by the coding sequence ATGGCACTCTCGAGCGCTCCCGGGAAGGTGTATCTCTTTGGGGAGCACGCAGTCGTCTACGGCGAGCCCGCGGTTCCGTGTGCGATCGAGCAACGAGCGCGAGTCGGCGTCGAACGGCGTGACGACGAGAAGATCCGAGTCGAAGCGGAGGACCTCAGCCTCGACGGGTTTACCGTCGAGTACGGTGGACGGACCGAAGACGAGCCCGATATCGACGTTTCCGAGTCGCTGCTCGCAGCCGCGACGGGCTACGTCGACGAGGCAATTTCGCAGGTCCGGTCCGTGACCGGAGAGGAGGACGTCGGCTTCGACGTCACCATCGAGAGCGACATCCCGCTGGGGGCGGGGCTCGGTTCGTCCGCTGCCGTCGCCGTCGCCGCGATCGACGCGGGAACGCGCGAACTTGGAACCACGCTCGAGGCCGAAGAGATCGCAGACCGAGCGTTTCGAACCGAATACGAGGTACAGGACGGGCAGGCCTCAAGGGCGGACACGTTCTGTTCGGCGACCGGCGGCGCGGTTCGCGTCGAGGGCGACGACTGTCGGACGATCGACGCGCCCGATCTACCGATCGTGATCGGATTCGACGGCGGCGCGGGCGATACCGGAAAGCTCGTCTCCGCTGTCCGTGATCTCCGCGCGGAGTACGAATTTGCATCCAACACCGTCGATTCGATCGGAAACATCGTCCGGAACGGTGAGCAGGCACTCGAGAACGGTGACGTGGAGGAACTCGGTCGGTTGATGAACTTCAACCACGGCTTGCTCTCGGCGCTTGGGGTCTCGTCCCGATCGCTCGACGCGATGGTCTGGGCGGCACGCGATGCCGATGCCTACGGCGCGAAACTGACGGGTTCGGGCGGTGGCGGCTGTATCGTTGCACTCGATCCCACCGAAGCGACAGAAACGGCGCTGAAGTTCACGCCCGGCTGTGAAGACGCGTTCCGAGCGGAACTCGCGGACGAGGGAGTGTGTCGACTCGAATGA
- a CDS encoding DNA-directed RNA polymerase subunit K, with protein MQQQHYNRYEKARILGARALQVSYGAPVLIDTNQTEPILVAAEEYDADALPFTVKRGKK; from the coding sequence ATGCAACAGCAACACTACAACCGATACGAGAAAGCACGAATCCTCGGCGCTCGAGCGCTGCAGGTGTCCTACGGTGCGCCCGTTCTGATCGACACCAACCAGACCGAGCCGATTCTCGTCGCCGCCGAAGAGTACGACGCCGATGCACTGCCGTTTACGGTTAAACGAGGGAAGAAATGA
- the eno gene encoding phosphopyruvate hydratase, which produces MTLITDVRLRRILDSRGNPTVEADVLTESGGFGRAAAPSGASTGEYEAIERPASEAIAAAREHAVPRLVGEAYAGNQREVDGALRAADGTDDFSKIGANSAVAISMAAAKAGADVLGAPLFQHLGGTFRGQNFPIPLGNVVGGGEHAADATDIQEFLSAPVGAPSVDDAVFANAAVHAKVSDLLAERGVACGKGDEGAWAPSIDDDEAFELVDEAVSAVSDEVGFEIGFGLDVAAAEMYDDENDVYEYSDTTCTTDEQIEYIATLVDEYDLVYVEDPLDENDYGAFAELTDRVGDQTLICGDDLFVTNTERLATGIDRGAANSILIKPNQIGTLTDAFDAIELATEHGYDSVVSHRSGETEDATIAHLAVATDAPFIKTGAVGGERTAKLNELIRIADDAT; this is translated from the coding sequence ATGACGCTGATCACCGACGTTCGACTCCGACGGATCCTCGATTCTCGAGGGAATCCCACTGTCGAGGCCGACGTGCTGACCGAAAGCGGCGGGTTCGGTCGCGCCGCAGCCCCATCGGGGGCGAGCACGGGCGAATACGAGGCGATCGAACGTCCCGCGAGCGAGGCGATCGCGGCGGCGCGCGAACACGCTGTTCCGCGACTCGTCGGTGAGGCGTACGCGGGCAACCAGCGCGAAGTCGACGGCGCACTTCGCGCGGCCGACGGAACGGACGACTTCTCGAAGATCGGTGCCAACAGCGCCGTCGCCATCTCGATGGCCGCGGCGAAAGCCGGTGCCGACGTGCTGGGCGCGCCGCTGTTCCAGCACCTGGGGGGAACGTTCCGCGGACAGAACTTCCCGATTCCGCTCGGAAACGTCGTCGGTGGCGGCGAACACGCCGCCGATGCGACCGACATTCAGGAGTTCCTCTCCGCACCTGTCGGCGCGCCGAGCGTCGACGATGCCGTCTTTGCGAACGCGGCCGTTCACGCGAAGGTGTCGGACCTTCTGGCAGAACGCGGCGTCGCCTGCGGGAAAGGTGACGAAGGGGCGTGGGCACCGTCGATCGACGACGACGAAGCGTTCGAACTCGTCGACGAAGCCGTGTCGGCCGTCTCCGATGAGGTCGGCTTCGAAATCGGCTTCGGGCTCGACGTCGCCGCCGCGGAGATGTACGACGACGAAAACGACGTCTACGAGTACAGCGACACGACCTGTACCACCGACGAGCAGATCGAATACATCGCGACGCTCGTCGACGAATACGATCTCGTCTACGTCGAGGACCCGCTCGACGAAAACGACTACGGCGCGTTCGCGGAACTGACCGACAGGGTTGGGGACCAGACGCTCATCTGCGGTGACGATCTGTTCGTCACCAACACCGAGCGACTCGCCACCGGAATCGATCGCGGCGCGGCAAACAGCATCCTGATCAAGCCGAACCAGATCGGGACGCTCACCGACGCCTTCGATGCGATCGAACTCGCGACCGAACACGGCTACGATTCAGTCGTCTCCCACCGATCGGGCGAGACCGAAGACGCGACGATCGCACACCTCGCCGTCGCAACCGATGCCCCGTTCATCAAGACGGGCGCCGTCGGCGGCGAGCGAACCGCAAAGCTCAACGAGCTCATCAGAATCGCAGACGACGCGACATGA
- a CDS encoding ribonuclease J, translating into MEIEIATIGGYEEVGRQMTAVRAGNDVVIFDMGLNLSKVLIHDNVETERMHSLDLIDMGAIPDDRIMSELEGDVQAIVPTHGHLDHIGAISKLAHRYNAPVVATPFTIELVKQQIEGEQKFGVENDLVKMSAGETMTIGDEGVELEFVNVTHSIIDAINPVLHTPEGAIVYGLDKRMDHTPVVGDPIDMKRFREIGREGEGVLCYIEDCTNANKKGRTPSENVAREHLRDVLYSMEDYDGGIVATTFSSHISRVTSLVEFAKDIGRQPVLLGRSMEKYSGTAERLDFVDFPDDLGMFGHRKSVDRTFKRIMNEGKENYLPVVTGHQGEPRAMLTRMARGETPYELDDGDKVVFSARVIPEPTNEGQRYQAERLLGMQGARIYDEIHVSGHLNQEGHYTMLDALEPQNIIPAHQDLKGLSGYVNLCQGEGYKLGRDLHVSSNGNIIQLVD; encoded by the coding sequence ATGGAAATCGAAATTGCAACTATTGGCGGTTACGAAGAAGTCGGACGGCAGATGACTGCCGTTCGCGCAGGGAACGACGTCGTCATCTTCGATATGGGTCTGAACCTCTCGAAGGTTCTCATCCACGACAACGTCGAGACCGAACGGATGCACAGCCTCGACCTGATCGACATGGGCGCGATTCCCGACGATCGGATCATGTCCGAACTCGAGGGTGACGTACAGGCCATCGTCCCGACACACGGCCACCTCGACCACATCGGTGCCATCTCGAAACTGGCTCACCGATACAACGCACCGGTCGTCGCGACGCCGTTTACGATCGAACTCGTCAAACAACAGATCGAAGGCGAACAGAAGTTCGGCGTCGAAAACGACCTCGTCAAGATGAGCGCCGGCGAGACGATGACCATCGGCGACGAGGGCGTCGAACTCGAGTTCGTCAACGTGACCCACTCGATCATCGACGCGATCAACCCGGTCCTCCACACGCCCGAAGGCGCTATCGTCTACGGTCTCGACAAGCGGATGGACCACACGCCGGTCGTCGGCGACCCGATCGACATGAAGCGGTTCCGAGAGATCGGCCGCGAAGGCGAAGGCGTCCTCTGTTACATCGAGGACTGTACTAACGCGAACAAGAAGGGGCGAACGCCCTCCGAGAACGTCGCGCGTGAACACCTCCGAGACGTCCTCTACAGCATGGAGGACTACGACGGCGGGATCGTGGCCACGACGTTCTCGAGTCACATTTCGCGCGTGACGAGTCTCGTCGAGTTCGCCAAGGACATCGGCCGCCAGCCGGTCTTGCTGGGCCGATCGATGGAGAAGTACTCGGGAACCGCAGAACGGCTCGACTTCGTCGACTTCCCGGACGATCTGGGCATGTTCGGCCACCGCAAGTCGGTCGACCGGACGTTCAAACGGATCATGAACGAAGGCAAGGAGAACTACCTGCCCGTTGTCACCGGCCATCAGGGCGAACCGCGCGCGATGCTCACCCGTATGGCTCGGGGCGAAACGCCGTACGAACTGGACGACGGCGACAAGGTCGTCTTCTCCGCTCGCGTCATCCCAGAACCGACGAACGAGGGACAGCGGTATCAGGCCGAGCGATTGCTCGGTATGCAAGGCGCGCGAATCTACGACGAAATCCACGTGTCCGGCCACCTCAATCAGGAGGGCCACTACACGATGCTCGACGCGCTCGAACCACAGAACATCATTCCGGCCCACCAGGATCTCAAGGGTCTGTCGGGCTACGTCAATCTCTGTCAGGGAGAGGGCTACAAACTTGGTAGGGATCTCCACGTCTCGAGCAACGGAAACATCATCCAGCTAGTCGATTGA
- the rpsB gene encoding 30S ribosomal protein S2, with protein MTENDAQQEGLDAAEEEIDEEPAEGAGPAADPADDVEPVDEQPADADEPAEAEPDEDDAGPTLDDDVMSDEEADLLIPVEDYLGAGVHIGTQQKTADMERFIHRVRTDGLYVLDVSKTDGRIRTAAEFLSNYEAEQVLVTSSRQYGRFPAEKFAEAVGARARTGRFIPGTLTNPKYDGYIEPDVVVVTDPIGDAQAVKEAITVGIPVIAMCDSNNQTSNVDLVVPTNNKGRKALSVVYWLLANEVLDKRGAEPSYSLEDFESMV; from the coding sequence ATGACTGAAAACGACGCACAACAGGAAGGGCTCGACGCCGCCGAGGAGGAGATCGACGAGGAGCCAGCCGAAGGGGCTGGCCCCGCCGCCGATCCCGCCGACGACGTCGAGCCAGTAGACGAACAGCCCGCCGACGCCGACGAACCGGCCGAGGCCGAACCAGACGAGGACGACGCAGGTCCGACCCTCGACGACGACGTGATGTCCGACGAGGAAGCGGATCTGCTCATCCCCGTCGAGGACTACCTCGGTGCCGGTGTTCACATCGGTACCCAGCAAAAGACCGCGGACATGGAGCGGTTCATCCACCGCGTCCGAACCGACGGTCTGTACGTCCTCGACGTCTCGAAGACCGACGGTCGCATCCGAACGGCCGCGGAGTTCCTCTCGAACTACGAGGCCGAACAGGTGCTTGTCACCTCGAGTCGCCAGTACGGTCGGTTCCCGGCGGAGAAGTTCGCCGAGGCCGTCGGCGCTCGAGCGCGAACGGGTCGGTTCATCCCGGGGACGCTCACCAATCCGAAGTACGACGGCTACATCGAACCCGATGTCGTCGTGGTCACGGACCCGATCGGTGACGCCCAGGCCGTCAAGGAGGCCATCACCGTCGGGATTCCCGTCATCGCAATGTGTGACTCGAACAACCAGACCAGTAACGTCGACCTCGTCGTTCCGACGAACAACAAGGGTCGAAAGGCTCTGTCGGTCGTCTACTGGCTGCTCGCGAACGAAGTCCTCGACAAGCGCGGTGCCGAACCGTCGTACTCGCTCGAGGACTTCGAAAGTATGGTCTGA
- the idsA3 gene encoding geranylfarnesyl diphosphate synthase has protein sequence MTTSEAREQAVLEGVRKRREQVNEAIPDELPIQRPERLYEASRYLLDAGGKRLRPAVLLTTAEALADVEPLSTSYREFPSLADGSVDMMAAAVSVEVIQSFTLIHDDIMDDDDLRRGVPAVHKEYDLETAILAGDTLYSKAFEIMLEAGADPDRIVEALDILATTCTKICEGQSLDVTFEQRKDVTPEEYLEMVEQKTAVLYAASACLPAVLMGADEETVDALYGYGLDIGRAFQIQDDVLDLTVPSEKLGKQRGSDLVENKQTLITVHARKRGVNVEELLDTVTVETVTEAEIDDAVAELEAVGSISYANETARDLVAQGKDRLEVVPDNEAREQLCELADYLIERGY, from the coding sequence ATGACCACTTCAGAGGCGAGAGAACAAGCCGTGCTCGAGGGTGTTCGCAAGCGACGCGAACAGGTCAACGAGGCTATTCCCGACGAGTTACCGATTCAGCGACCCGAACGGCTCTACGAAGCGTCCAGGTACTTACTCGATGCCGGCGGAAAACGGCTCCGTCCTGCAGTGTTGCTAACGACTGCAGAAGCACTCGCGGATGTCGAGCCGCTTTCGACCTCGTATCGAGAGTTCCCGTCGCTGGCGGACGGGAGTGTCGATATGATGGCCGCCGCCGTGAGCGTCGAAGTGATTCAGTCGTTCACGCTGATTCACGACGATATCATGGACGACGACGACCTTCGACGGGGCGTTCCGGCGGTCCACAAGGAATACGACCTCGAGACGGCAATCCTCGCCGGCGATACGCTCTACTCGAAGGCGTTCGAGATCATGCTCGAGGCGGGTGCCGACCCGGACCGAATCGTCGAAGCGCTCGACATCCTCGCGACGACCTGTACGAAGATTTGCGAGGGCCAATCGCTCGATGTCACCTTCGAACAGCGCAAAGACGTCACGCCCGAAGAGTACCTCGAGATGGTCGAACAGAAGACCGCGGTACTGTACGCGGCGTCGGCGTGCCTTCCGGCCGTCCTGATGGGGGCTGACGAGGAAACTGTCGACGCACTCTATGGGTACGGACTCGACATCGGCCGCGCCTTCCAGATTCAAGACGACGTCCTCGATCTCACGGTGCCGAGTGAGAAACTCGGCAAGCAGCGGGGCAGCGACCTCGTTGAGAACAAACAGACGCTCATCACCGTCCACGCCCGTAAGCGGGGCGTGAACGTCGAGGAACTGCTCGATACGGTCACGGTCGAAACCGTCACCGAAGCCGAAATCGACGACGCGGTCGCCGAACTCGAGGCGGTCGGGTCGATCTCGTACGCGAACGAGACGGCTCGAGATCTCGTCGCACAGGGGAAAGATCGCCTGGAAGTGGTGCCGGACAACGAGGCGCGCGAACAGCTGTGTGAACTCGCTGATTACCTGATCGAACGCGGCTACTGA
- a CDS encoding 30S ribosomal protein S9 has product MVTNTSGKKKTAVARATVQDGEGRVRINSQPVELVEPEMSQLKMLEPFRIAGDDLRDGVDIDVRVEGGGISGQADAVRTAIARGIVQHANDAELRDAYMEFDRSLLVNDVRQSEPKKWGGPGARARYQKSYR; this is encoded by the coding sequence GGTAAAAAGAAGACTGCCGTCGCTCGTGCAACCGTACAGGACGGCGAAGGTCGCGTCAGAATCAACTCCCAGCCGGTCGAGCTGGTCGAGCCGGAAATGTCCCAGCTCAAAATGCTCGAGCCGTTCCGCATCGCCGGTGACGACCTCCGAGACGGAGTCGATATCGACGTTCGCGTCGAGGGTGGCGGTATCAGCGGACAGGCAGACGCCGTCCGAACCGCCATCGCTCGAGGGATCGTCCAGCACGCAAACGATGCCGAACTTCGCGACGCCTACATGGAGTTCGATCGCTCGTTGCTCGTCAACGACGTTCGCCAGTCCGAACCCAAAAAGTGGGGCGGTCCCGGCGCTCGGGCGCGCTACCAGAAATCGTACCGCTAA
- a CDS encoding thiamine-phosphate synthase family protein — MSLVLPSELVVDRFLPTVRAVLARRLSERGMTQNEIAAELSVTQAAISKYVAGEAGGDGRFRNDPDTIATVDRLAEGIHTGSMDGYDALAELLALIHRLEDRGPICELHETEMPELQGLGCDLCVRGLDTDVRVEREVLADVRSAARTLATIPGMAEYVPNVGTNVGMALPDAGDETDVAAIPGRIYSMSGRVEVPANPEFGASSHVATALLAAKAAGPDTRGAINVATDDRLLEAARSLGYDPLAFDASYEDRADRLETTFRDRGAVPQILYHEGAFGIEPITFVFGATATDAADRLQELVETASN, encoded by the coding sequence ATGTCGCTGGTCCTGCCGAGCGAACTCGTCGTCGATCGATTTCTTCCGACGGTCAGGGCGGTGCTCGCGAGACGACTCTCTGAACGCGGGATGACCCAGAACGAAATCGCAGCCGAACTAAGCGTTACGCAGGCCGCGATCAGCAAATACGTCGCCGGTGAGGCGGGCGGCGATGGGCGCTTTCGAAACGATCCGGACACGATCGCGACGGTCGACCGGTTAGCGGAGGGTATTCATACCGGCTCGATGGACGGCTACGACGCGCTCGCTGAACTCCTCGCGTTGATCCACCGCCTCGAGGATCGGGGCCCAATCTGCGAACTCCACGAAACGGAGATGCCCGAACTGCAGGGACTCGGCTGTGACCTCTGCGTTCGTGGACTCGATACGGACGTTCGGGTAGAACGCGAGGTCCTCGCGGACGTTCGGTCGGCCGCGCGTACGCTCGCGACCATTCCGGGGATGGCCGAGTACGTCCCGAACGTCGGCACCAACGTCGGAATGGCCCTACCGGATGCCGGCGACGAAACCGACGTTGCCGCGATTCCCGGTCGGATCTATTCGATGAGCGGGCGCGTCGAAGTGCCGGCCAATCCCGAGTTCGGCGCCTCGAGCCACGTCGCGACGGCGCTGCTGGCAGCGAAGGCGGCCGGCCCGGACACGCGCGGGGCGATCAACGTCGCGACCGACGACCGACTGCTCGAGGCCGCCAGATCGCTTGGGTACGACCCACTCGCGTTCGACGCCAGTTACGAGGATCGGGCCGACCGCCTCGAGACGACGTTTCGCGACCGAGGCGCTGTCCCACAGATCCTCTATCACGAAGGCGCGTTCGGCATCGAACCGATCACCTTCGTCTTCGGTGCCACGGCGACTGATGCGGCCGATCGGCTGCAGGAACTGGTCGAAACCGCCTCGAACTAG
- a CDS encoding isopentenyl phosphate kinase produces the protein MSATILKLGGSVVTDKERPETLDGPALERSAAAVASALAEGALEDGLVIVHGGGSFGHHHASEHGVTTTEGTDEIGAVTDIHGAMETLNRFVLSRLHEQDVPAVPVHPFSTAYRDEAGTLHLPTGQIDAMLEAGFVPVLYGDIVATAESGATIISGDELVTHLARALGADRVGLCSTVPGVLDEDGAVVDRITSFEDVDAILGESEATDVTGGMAGKVRTLLELEAPASIFGLESIDSFLAGDAVGTSIE, from the coding sequence ATGAGCGCGACGATTCTGAAACTCGGCGGAAGCGTTGTCACCGACAAGGAACGACCGGAAACGCTCGACGGACCGGCGCTCGAGAGATCGGCGGCCGCGGTCGCGTCGGCGCTCGCCGAGGGGGCCCTCGAAGACGGGCTGGTCATCGTCCACGGCGGCGGTAGCTTCGGGCATCACCACGCGAGCGAACACGGCGTCACGACGACCGAGGGGACCGACGAAATCGGAGCGGTAACGGATATTCACGGTGCGATGGAGACCTTAAACCGGTTCGTACTCTCTCGACTCCACGAACAGGACGTGCCCGCAGTTCCCGTCCATCCGTTCTCGACGGCCTACCGAGACGAGGCGGGAACGCTTCACCTACCCACTGGACAGATTGACGCGATGCTCGAAGCAGGATTCGTTCCCGTACTCTACGGAGACATCGTCGCGACGGCTGAGTCGGGTGCAACGATTATCAGCGGCGACGAACTGGTCACCCACCTGGCTCGAGCGCTCGGCGCAGACCGCGTCGGACTCTGTTCGACCGTTCCCGGCGTACTCGACGAGGATGGTGCGGTCGTCGACCGAATCACGTCGTTCGAAGACGTGGATGCGATTCTCGGTGAAAGCGAGGCGACGGACGTGACGGGCGGCATGGCGGGGAAGGTCCGAACGCTGCTCGAGCTCGAGGCCCCGGCGTCGATCTTCGGCCTGGAGTCGATCGACTCGTTTCTGGCTGGCGACGCAGTGGGGACGTCAATCGAGTAA
- a CDS encoding DNA-directed RNA polymerase subunit N, with protein MMVPVRCFTCGNVVAEHWEEFDERANEGDEDPEAVLDELGVERYCCRRMLVSHRDLVDVVSPYQ; from the coding sequence ATGATGGTACCGGTCCGGTGTTTCACGTGTGGTAACGTCGTCGCCGAACACTGGGAAGAATTCGACGAACGAGCGAACGAGGGAGACGAGGATCCGGAGGCAGTGCTGGACGAACTCGGCGTCGAGCGTTACTGCTGTCGGCGAATGCTCGTCTCACACCGTGATCTCGTCGACGTCGTCTCACCATACCAGTAA